The DNA region GTTGGAATTGCATCGAGGCGGAATCCGGCCACTCCGCGATCCAACCAGAAGCGCACCGAGTCGAACATTGCTTTTTCGACCTCCGGGTTACGCCAGTTCAAATCTGGCTGCTGCTTGTAGAACTCGTGATAGTAGAACTGCTTCGTTGTGGGGTCGTACTCCCAGGCAGAGCCTCCAAAGAGGCTGACCCAGTTGTTCGGCGGCAACGGTTTACCATCGGGCCCCACGCCCTTACCGTCGCGCCACACATACCAGTCGCGTTTTGGATTGTTTCTCGAACTCTTCGACTCGAGAAACCATTTGTGCTGGTCAGACGTATGGTTCATCACCATGTCCATGATGATGCGAATGTTTCGTTTCTTCGCCTCCGCAACCAGTTTGTCGAAGTCGGCAAGCGTGCCATACTGCGGGTCGATATTCTCGTAATCGGAGATGTCGTATCCAAAGTCGACTTGCGGCGAAGGATAGATTGGGGACAACCATACCGCATCGACGTCCAGCGAATGAAGGTAATCAAGCCGCTGCGTAATCCCGTTCAGATCGCCTATGCCATCTCCATTCGAATCCTGAAAGCTCCGGGGATAAATCTCGTAGATGAGGGCATGTTTCCACCACGGGCCATCGTTCTGATGCGCGCCTGAACTCCTCTGAGTCGTTGCGGTGACTGTCTGTGGCGCTTGTGCCCATGCGTGGCTCCCTGCGCTCCCCAGGGAGAAAGAGATTAGAATTCCGAGGACGGCTAGAGGCGTCCAGTTTGCGAAAATTGCCGTGCGATGGCGTTGAGTCATATTCAAAGGGTGCCTCCTGGAGTCTGCAAAACTATATAGCTCTGGCTATGCAATAGAGGCCAGTTGCTATGTCACTTGCGTCACTACAATTGCGGGCCGAACGAATGAAGGGTGCCTCGTTCAAAAATCATCATAGCAGTGGCTCACACCTGGGAACGCATCCCAGGCCGAAGCAGACCATGTCGATCTGAAATCGAATGCCACTGCCAACCACGCCTCCCAATATCGTGCAGTTCGGGCTGCGACGGGTGGACGTGCACCATGCGATATATTCGCTCTGCCAACAAATTGATCTGCGCACGCGCTACAGGGTTCTATCTCTCGGCCAGCGGTAGGTTGCATGATCGTTATTTTGCAAGGTCGTACCACCGTAAAACCATAGAATCCTACTCGAATATGTAGTGTCATATCAGCCCATAAAACATGGCGATATAACCTGTGAAAACAATTGACATTCAGTTAGACACGGACGTATGCTCCGCAACGTAACTCAAAACAAATTTTGAGCTTTCCGAGACAAAGGTTTGTTCAGTACACAACAAGGTCGGCAAGTCCACGAAAGTCCGGACAGGAACCGGCAGGGCAAAGAACAGAACCGGCTTAGCAGTACATTTTTTGGAGGACATTGATATGAACAAGATGCGAGTAAGTCTAGCTCTCTTGGCCGTCTGCCTGTTGACTCTGGCGCCCATCAGTTTTGGACAGGCGGTCTATGGATCCATCTACGGAACCATCACCGATGCAAGCGGGGCCGTCGTTCCAAACGCCGCCGTCACCGTGACGGATGTAGCGAAAGGTACATCGACCACCGTTCAATCTAACGGCAGCGGCGAGTTCACCGCCGAGCACCTTATTCCGGACGTCTACGACGTCAAGATTGAAGCGGGTGGCTTCAAGGGCTTTCAGCAAAAAGGCATCCAACTCTATGCGGATACCTCCACTAAGGTTCAGGCAGTTCTTGCCGTTGGCGGTTCCGATCAGACCGTTGAAGTCAACGCCGACTCGGTCCCCCTGTTGAAGACGGACCGCGCCGACGTTTCTACGACCTTTGCTGCGAAGGAGATTGTGGACCTCCCGATTCCGGACAGAAATTTTACGAATCTGCAACTGCTGCTGCCCGGCGCGCAACTACTGGGTTGGAACCATGCTGCGGACGAGAATCCGCAGGGGTCTAAACAGATTGAAGTAGATGGTCAGGCGTTTGCCGGAGTCGCGTTCCAATTAGACGGAACGGATAACCAGGACCCAATCCTCGGAATCATCGTGGTCAATCCAAACGCAGATTCGCTATCGGAGACCAAAATTACGACACAGAACTTCGATGCCGAGTTTGGTAAAGCGGTGTCGTCGGTAGTGACGGCACAGACAAAATCCGGGTCCAATACCTGGCATGGATCCGCGTTCGACTATCGCGAGAGCAACGCTAACCTTGCACGAGATCCGTTTACGCAGGGGCCAGCCCAGCTTTCGGCGGTCAATCCTTTTCCTCAAGGCCTGAAGAACCAGTTCGGCGGATCACTCGGTGGAAAGATAATCACGGACAAGCTGTTCTTCTTTGGAGACTACCAGGGAGTAAGGCAGAAGGTCGGCATCGCAAACGTGCAGACGGTTCCGACTGCGCACCTGGTTTCGACATGCCTTGGACAGGCTACGACAACAACTGGAACTGCAGGGTGCGATTTCAGCGACTATACGCCGGCAGTCGGGCAGCTTTATCACCAGGTAAATGGACAATCGGTTCCGTACGCCGGAAACGTTATCCCAACATCAGATCTTTCTGCTCCGGCAATCAACTTTCTCAAGCTCCTACAGCCGTACGCGCCGAATACGGCGGGCTCGGCAGTGAATGGGGTCTCAGGCCTGAAGAACAACTATGCCGGAAGTGGAACCGGCGGCTTCAACAGCAATCAGTGGGATGTTCGTATCGATTGGACGGCCAACGATCGTGTTCATGCCTTTGGGCGTTTCAGCCGGTTTACCGACACTCTGACGGGTAAGACGATGTTTGGACCAGCCGGCGGCGCAGGGTTTGGGCTGGGCGGCTATGGCGGCACCTCGCAGGGCGCCAACGACAGCGCGGCCGCAGGCGCGGATATTGTGGTGAGTCCGAAGCTGGTGACAGACGTTCGGCTCGGCTACTTCCGGTACAACATCGGCACCTCCAAGTACGACGCGGGCACAAACCTCGCGACGCAGCTTGGCGCGCCGGGTCTGAACATGGGAGACAAGACCACCAGCGGTTCACCTTCGTTCCAACTGACCGAAGTCGGCAGCTTCGGCGGCCCAAATAACTCTCAGGCTACGGGTCCACAATATGGCGCGGGGCTCAACGTCGACCGTTGCAACTGCCCCTTGACTGAGCGTGAAGACCAGTACCAACTGGTAAACAACTGGACCAGGGTAATCGGCAACCATAGCGTGAAATTCGGCGCGGACCTTCGTTATGCTCGCAACCTCAGGGTGCCGAGTGATAATGACCGCACCGGTCTTCTTTTATTCGGCACGGGACCGACGTCAAACGGAAATAACGGAACAACGGGCCTGGGTTTCGCGTCGTTTGTCACCGGAAACGTAACCCAGTTTCAGCGCTACGTGAGTACGACGACAAATGCGAAGGAGTTTCAGAAACGCGACTTCTTCTATGTGCAGGACACCTGGCGCGCTTCGCCGAAGCTGACACTCAATCTCGGCCTGCGGTATGAGCTGTATTTCCCGGAAACTGTCAATGGAAAAGGGAACGGTGCGTTGCTGAACATGGCGACTGGTTATCTCCAGGTCGCTGGTTACGGAAACATCGGCAGCAACATGAACTACCATCTCCCGAACAACACATATAACCCGCGCATCGGTGTCGCGTATCAGGTGACCCCGAACACGGTGATTCGCGCAGGATACGGGCGAAGCTTCGATATCGGCGTATTCGGCTCGATCTTCGGACATGCGGCGACCCAGAATCTGCCGGTGCTTCAAAATCAGGCAATCACCGCGAGCGGAACGGACTCTGCATTCAACCTGAGTGTCGGGCCGCCGGCTGCGACGCCGATCCCAGTGCCTGCCAGCGGATTACTGCCGAACCCTGGTTCCCAGGTAAGCTCGCGCGCGCGGCCGACGACACTTCGACTCCCGACGCTCGATGCCTGGAATGCGAGCCTTCAGCAATCGCTCACGCCCACTCTGTCCGTGACGATCGCGTATGTCGGCAACAAGGGTACCCACACCTTTGGCGACAGTTCCGGCAACACTACCAACCCGAACGAAGCCGCAATCGCCTTGTCTCCGTCGCAGAGCTTTAATGGCCAGGCCCTGCACTGGGATCCGAATCTCCCCGATATTGGTGGCGTGAGCCAGTATGTCAATGGCGTAGGACCCGGCGGCGCGGTCAACAATCAAAACCTGCTGCGGCGGTACTATGGCGGTTCCCTACCGGCCTGCAATGGCCCATGCGGATGGACCAACGACATACAAGACTTCTCCGACAACCTCGACACTCACTACAACGCGCTGCAGGTAACAATGGCAAAGCAATATACCCACGGTATCTCGCTGAATGCGAACTATGCGTGGCAGCAGGCGATCAGCGATGCGACGGGCTACTCCTCCTGGGACAAGCACATCGTAGCGGGACGCGATAGCGCGCTGCGTCAACAGCAGATCATCGTATACGGCCTGCTCGAGTTACCCTTTGGAAGAAAAAGGCAGTTCCTGGCGCACACGAACCGGGTAGTCGACCAGATTGTGAGCGGCATCCAGATCAGTCCGGTCATCAATTTCTCGAGCGGACTGCCCTTTACTTTGAGCTACTCAACCTGCAGCCAGGAGGTCCCCGGCAGCGCACCCTGCCGTGTCAACGGCGATACCCGCGGATTTCACCCCAACGTAACGGGCATTCCGGGAAACAGTTTGTCGTTCTACCCGGCACAGAATATCGACAACGGTGGAATGTTCAGGCGGCCCGCTTTGGATCAGATCGGCAACGTCGGAAGGAACACGGTTTTTGGGCCGCACTTCTTCAATGCTGACCTTTCGATCCAGAAGAACTTTACCATCCGGGAGAAATACACCTTCCAGCTTCGGGCAGATGGCTTCAACGCCTTCAACCACATCAACTGGGGCACGCCGAACGGCAATATAGACCAAGGAGGCTCCATTTCGTCAGGGCCCTTCCCAGGCGGTTCGGCGAATCCTCGACAGCTACAGTTCTCCGGTAGAGTGCAGTTCTAAACCTCAACGACAGACAGCACAAAAAGGAGGAGCCACGGCTCCTCCTTTTTGCTGGTTTATACTCGAGCCGGATCTCCTATGCGTTCCCTGCAGATAATAGTTCAACATCTTTTCCTCTTCACGCTGGCGGTGTGTTCCCTACCGTCTGGATTAGCTCAGACCAGCGCTGCTTCGACGGCACATTCACCTAATCCAACGACCTCGACCAGCGAAGCTACAGCACGCGATTCTTCGCCAGATTTAAAGCGGCTGCGCATGATGATCGATCGCGGACAAATTGCGGAGGCGTTGAAGGAACTCGATGCTCTCGCCGTGGAGCAGCCTGCGCCGCCGGGAGTCAATCGACTGCGCGGCATTGCCATGTATTCCCAGAATCGATTCGCTGAAGCCGACGCTGCTCTTGCGAGTGCATTGAAACAAGATCCCCATGATGAAGAGTCGACGCAGATGCGCGGTCTGGCTCTGTTTCGATTGGGCAAGGCTGCTGAAGCGATTCCACTGCTCGAATCGGCCCACAACTGGACCCCACAAACTCGGGTCGATCCCACCTACGTGCTCGCCCTCTGCTATATCGACACACATAATTACGACAACGCACGCAAAGCCTTCGCCCTGCAGTATGGCTTCCCACCGGATTCAGCCGCGGCCTATCTTCTCGCCGCACGCATGTTATTGCGTCGCGACTACCGCCCCATCGCGCAGCAGTTCGCGCACAAGGCCGTCGAACTCAACCCACAATTGCCGCTGGCGCACCTGCTCCTGGGCGAAATCGCACTCGCCGACGAACACGTCGATGAAGCTATCACTGAGTTTGAAAAAGAACGTACCCGCAACCCCCTCGAGGGCAGCGTCTACGACAGGCTCGGCGACGCCTACACACGCAGCGGCGACTACGTGAAAGCGCAGCAGTCCCTTCAGCAGGCGTTGTTGCTGGAGCCAAACTCAACAGGCCCCTTCATCCTGCTCGGCAAAGTACTGCTCAAAGAGAACGACCCGATGAACGCCATCCTGTACCTGGAGCGCGCGGATCGAATGGATACTGGCAATTACATTACCCACAACCTGCTTGGACGGGCCTATCGCTCCGTAGGCAGGACCGAAGATGCCAACCGCGAATTTCAAACCTCCCAGAAGCTTCAAGCCGGGGACCAGCCCAAACTCGAAACGGTTCACTAAGCATCTTCTTGAAAGGGCGCTAAGTGATCGCTATCTCTGATATGAATCGCCGAGTTGCTTGATGAGTGTCTCGGTGAGGGGACGCCGGGCAAGCCAACGGATGAAGGGCTGACCAAATCTGAGGAACCACTGGAAAACTCGTGACGGGACCAGATCAATGAGGCGGGAAATTACCTCCTTGGAACGCTTGAGAATAAGGGTGACGATAAGTTGAACTCGGTTATGGCTGATTGCGGCACGTTTGACACGAGGTAACTTTTCGCGAAGAGAGTCCGTGCACAGCGGAATGATTGGGAACCACGTGTCGCCACCTTGCTGCTGGTCGGCAGGGAGAGGGATAGCGGCCCATTGCAGCATCTCGGCCGTGTGGGCGTATGTGCCGGGCGCGGGGCGCTTGAACCTTTTGTAGACGGCCTTGCGTGCGGCCGGATCGAGAGCGGCCAGACCCTCCGCGATGATGGCGTTCTTCTCCGGCAAGACGAAAGAGGTGCTGAGAAACTTCTGGCAGTTGCGTCGACCCAGGGCGTAGTCATGCGCGCGGAACTCTCGCTCGAGAAAACCTCCGAAGGCACCCAGCGTGGCGCACTGAAGCGCTGGAGGCTGGTCTTGTGGCGAACCCGCTGCCAAGTATCTTTTTGCGAGTTCGTCGTCCGATGGGGCGATGACAAAACGGCTGAACGTAGTGCCGGTCATGATCTCGCTGAGCGATTCACCAAAGAAACGGGACTGTGAGACAAGTGCGGAGAAGAGTTCCGAAAGGATGGAGAAAATAGAGAACTTTGCCTCTGCATTGGGAATGGGTTTGAACTGTCCCGTAGTCGGAAATGGAGCGATGCTGATGACGGAGCGGTCCGCCTCCAACGGTTTCTGTTGGTCATGACCATCTTCCGGGACGGGATCAAGCGAGGCAAGATAGTCGTGGGCGTAGTTGAAAGGATCGTTATTGGTGACACCCCCATCGGCATTGAGCGTAAGAAAAGGTTGAGAAAAATTTTTTGGGAAGTTCGGCGGAACGGGCGGCGGTGTACCGGTGGCTGCGGAAGTGACCGACAACCAGTGGGGCGGCAGGTATTCGCTGACGTAGCGGTCGAGCAATCGCGGAGCGAGGAAGACCGGGAAGGCGCCAGTCGCCATCGCCGCCGTCTGGAGCACGTCCCACCCGCCAGCCTTTCCCTGAGTTGTGAGATCGAGCTTTCGTACGGTATTTTCCACCAGAGAGGTCGGCCTGGTATGAGT from Edaphobacter paludis includes:
- a CDS encoding tetratricopeptide repeat protein, with the translated sequence MMIDRGQIAEALKELDALAVEQPAPPGVNRLRGIAMYSQNRFAEADAALASALKQDPHDEESTQMRGLALFRLGKAAEAIPLLESAHNWTPQTRVDPTYVLALCYIDTHNYDNARKAFALQYGFPPDSAAAYLLAARMLLRRDYRPIAQQFAHKAVELNPQLPLAHLLLGEIALADEHVDEAITEFEKERTRNPLEGSVYDRLGDAYTRSGDYVKAQQSLQQALLLEPNSTGPFILLGKVLLKENDPMNAILYLERADRMDTGNYITHNLLGRAYRSVGRTEDANREFQTSQKLQAGDQPKLETVH
- a CDS encoding TonB-dependent receptor, which encodes MNKMRVSLALLAVCLLTLAPISFGQAVYGSIYGTITDASGAVVPNAAVTVTDVAKGTSTTVQSNGSGEFTAEHLIPDVYDVKIEAGGFKGFQQKGIQLYADTSTKVQAVLAVGGSDQTVEVNADSVPLLKTDRADVSTTFAAKEIVDLPIPDRNFTNLQLLLPGAQLLGWNHAADENPQGSKQIEVDGQAFAGVAFQLDGTDNQDPILGIIVVNPNADSLSETKITTQNFDAEFGKAVSSVVTAQTKSGSNTWHGSAFDYRESNANLARDPFTQGPAQLSAVNPFPQGLKNQFGGSLGGKIITDKLFFFGDYQGVRQKVGIANVQTVPTAHLVSTCLGQATTTTGTAGCDFSDYTPAVGQLYHQVNGQSVPYAGNVIPTSDLSAPAINFLKLLQPYAPNTAGSAVNGVSGLKNNYAGSGTGGFNSNQWDVRIDWTANDRVHAFGRFSRFTDTLTGKTMFGPAGGAGFGLGGYGGTSQGANDSAAAGADIVVSPKLVTDVRLGYFRYNIGTSKYDAGTNLATQLGAPGLNMGDKTTSGSPSFQLTEVGSFGGPNNSQATGPQYGAGLNVDRCNCPLTEREDQYQLVNNWTRVIGNHSVKFGADLRYARNLRVPSDNDRTGLLLFGTGPTSNGNNGTTGLGFASFVTGNVTQFQRYVSTTTNAKEFQKRDFFYVQDTWRASPKLTLNLGLRYELYFPETVNGKGNGALLNMATGYLQVAGYGNIGSNMNYHLPNNTYNPRIGVAYQVTPNTVIRAGYGRSFDIGVFGSIFGHAATQNLPVLQNQAITASGTDSAFNLSVGPPAATPIPVPASGLLPNPGSQVSSRARPTTLRLPTLDAWNASLQQSLTPTLSVTIAYVGNKGTHTFGDSSGNTTNPNEAAIALSPSQSFNGQALHWDPNLPDIGGVSQYVNGVGPGGAVNNQNLLRRYYGGSLPACNGPCGWTNDIQDFSDNLDTHYNALQVTMAKQYTHGISLNANYAWQQAISDATGYSSWDKHIVAGRDSALRQQQIIVYGLLELPFGRKRQFLAHTNRVVDQIVSGIQISPVINFSSGLPFTLSYSTCSQEVPGSAPCRVNGDTRGFHPNVTGIPGNSLSFYPAQNIDNGGMFRRPALDQIGNVGRNTVFGPHFFNADLSIQKNFTIREKYTFQLRADGFNAFNHINWGTPNGNIDQGGSISSGPFPGGSANPRQLQFSGRVQF
- a CDS encoding patatin-like phospholipase family protein, which produces MASFKIGISMAGAISAGAYTAGVLDFLTEALDAWEKAKDNNEAVLRHDVCIEVLAGASAGGMCAAIATVMLQEDFEHIHDTSKRGTSNRFYESWVNLIDIEELLKTDDIKKRRSIVSLLDSAIVSTIAEYALTPKVPRPTPRRYVSPHLTLFLSLTNLGGIPYSLNSAAPGSIEETTFFYGDRIRFETTHTRPTSLVENTVRKLDLTTQGKAGGWDVLQTAAMATGAFPVFLAPRLLDRYVSEYLPPHWLSVTSAATGTPPPVPPNFPKNFSQPFLTLNADGGVTNNDPFNYAHDYLASLDPVPEDGHDQQKPLEADRSVISIAPFPTTGQFKPIPNAEAKFSIFSILSELFSALVSQSRFFGESLSEIMTGTTFSRFVIAPSDDELAKRYLAAGSPQDQPPALQCATLGAFGGFLEREFRAHDYALGRRNCQKFLSTSFVLPEKNAIIAEGLAALDPAARKAVYKRFKRPAPGTYAHTAEMLQWAAIPLPADQQQGGDTWFPIIPLCTDSLREKLPRVKRAAISHNRVQLIVTLILKRSKEVISRLIDLVPSRVFQWFLRFGQPFIRWLARRPLTETLIKQLGDSYQR